The genomic window CGAGCGCCTCCTCGACCGTGCCGACCGTCGTCACCCCGTCGCGCAACGGCGGCCGCGCCACCATCAGCACCGGGATGTCGAGCGCTGCGGCCGCGTCGAGTTTGGCGCGGGTCATGTCGCCACCGCTGTTCTTGGTGATCAGGGCATCGATGCGGTGGCTTTCGAGCAGGCGCAGTTCGTCGTCGTAGTGGTACGGCCCGCGGGAGAGCAGCACCTGGTGGCGGCGCGGGAGTGCGGCGGTGTCGAGCGCGGTGACCACGCGGATCAGATACCACGCGTCGCTTGCGGCGTAGGCTGCGACGGCCGAGCGGCCCGTGGTGAGGAATACTCGCGAATAGCCTTGGTGTGCAACGCGTTCAGCCGCATCGGTGTCCGAAGACACCACGATGGCGGCACCGGGGTCCCAGGCCGGGCGCGCCAGCACCAGGTGCGGCAGCTGCAACTCGGCGCAGGCTTCGGCGGCGTGCGCGGTCATGGTCGCCGCGAAGGGATGGGTGGCGTCGACGACGGCGTCGATGCGGTGCTCGCGCAGCCAGTTCTGCAGGCCGTCGACACCACCGAATCCGCCTACTCTCACCGCCCCGGGCGGCAACGCCGGGTCGGGAACGCGTCCGGCCAGCGAGCTGATCACCTCGACGCGTGGCTGTAAAGCACTTGCCAGTGCGCGACCTTCGGCGGTGCCGCCGAGCAGCAGCACCCGCATCAATGTGGGCCCTGGTCACGTCGCGCCTGCGAGTACAGGTAGCTGTCGGTGAAGCCCTCGGCCGCCAGCACCTCACCGATGATGATGACGGCGGTTTTGGTGATATTGGCCTGGTGCATCTGTTCGGCAATGCCGGACAAGACGCCGCGCAGCACCGTCTGCTGCGGCCAGCTAGCGAATGCGACTACGGCACAGGGTGTTTCGGAGTGATAGCCGGCCGCTTGCAGTTGCGCGACGATGGTATCGATTTGCGCGGCGGACAAGTGCAGGACCAGGGTGCCTCCGGACTGGGCAAGCGTGGTGAGGTCCTCACCGGCAGGCATGGCCGTCGATAGGGTCGCCACCCTGGTCAGCGTGACCGTCTGGGCGACCCCGGGCACGGTGAGTTCGCGTTTGAGGCACGCCGCGGCCGCGGCGAAAGCAGGTACGCCCGGCACGATTTCGTAGTCGATACCCAGCGCGTCCAGGCGGCGGCACTGCTCGGCCAGCGCGCTGTACAGGGACGGGTCACCCGAGTGCAGGCGAGCGACATCGTGGCCGGCGGCGGCGGCGTCGGCCAGGTGTTCGATGATCTGCTCGAGTGTAAGCGGGCCGGTGTCAACGATTTTGGCGTCGGGTGGGCAATGGGCCAGCAGATCCTCGGGCATGATGGAGCCGGCATACAAGCACACCGGGCACCGTTCGAGCAGCCGCTGGCCCCGGACGGTGATCAAATCGACGGCGCCAGGGCCCGCGCCGATGAAGTACACCGTCATTGCTTGGTCACCGCCCATTGGGTGACCGGGTACTGCGGACGCCAGCCGGTGAACCCGCCCAACGGCTCGCCGTGATAGTGCTGAAAGCGTCGCAGTTCACCGCCGTATCGGGAGAATGCTTGCGTCACAACCGCTTCGGACTCAGCGGTGACCGCATTGGCGACCAGTCGTCCGTCGGTGGGCAAGTGGTCAAGGCAGGTGTCGAGCAGCCCGGGCTGGGTCAGTCCACCGCCGATGAAGATCGCGGACGGCTGCAGCGCGCCGTCGAAGGCTTCCGGCGCTGCCCCGCGGGACTCGATGCTGACGCCGAAGGCCGCGGTGTTGAGACCGATGTTGAGACGACGTTGCTCGTCACGTTCGAACGCCACCGCGGTGCACCCTCGCCAACTGCGGCACCACTCGACGGAGATGCTGCCCGAACCCGCACCGATATCCCATAGCCGCTGCCCTGGGCGAGGGCCGAGCGCGGCCATGGTGACGGCCCGGATGCCGTGTTTGGTGATCTGCCCGTCGTGGACGAATGCATCATCGGGCAGGGACGAGATGCGTTCGTCAGGCAGGTAGCGGACGGCGATGACGTTGAGGTCATCGATATCGAGGTAAGCGTCGGTGGCCCACTGATGCGCGGTGCCGCGCCGACAGCGTTCGGCGGGGCCGCCGAGTTGTTCGCAGACGGTGAACTCCGAATCGCCGCGGCCATGGGCGTTGAGCATCACCGCGAGCGCCTTGGGTGTGGTCCGGTCGCCGGATAAGACGATGGCCTGGCCGCCCCGTCGGACTGCGGTGCGCGGTAGGGCGGTCACCAGGCTGATCACTTCGGTGTCCTGCACGTTCCAGCCCATCCGGGCACACGCCAGGGCCACCGATGAGACGTGCGGTAACACGGTGACCTTGTCGGCGCCGAACAGTCGGATCAGCGTCCCGCCGATGCCGTGCAGGAGCGGGTCGCCGCTGGCTACGACATGAATGTCGTGGGCGGTGTCACCCAGGAGATCTGTGAGGGCGGGCAGCAGTGGCGATGGCCAGGTTCGACGTTGGGCGGTAATCGATTCGTCCAGCAGGTCGAGTTGCCTGCGGGATCCGAAAATAGTTGTGGCTCTGCGGAGTTCGGCTGCGGCTGGTGGGGAAATGCCGGGTAGCCCGTCGGCTCCGACGCCGACAACGATGATCATCGCGGCATCCGGCGCCAGATCGGCTGTGGCAGCAGCCTCATGGCGAAGAACATGGGCTGCAGTGCCCAAGGGATCCAGACGGTGCGGCGGCCCTTCGCCAGCGCGCGTGCGGTGGCCGCGGCGACTTGTTCGGGTGTGCTGGACAACGGAGCGGGTGTCATGCCCTCGGTCATCCGGCCGATCACGAAACCTGGTCGCGCGATCAGCAGTTGGACTCCGGTGCCGTGCAGCGCGTCGGCCAGTCCGCTGGCGAAGCCGTCCAGTCCGGCCTTGGCCGATCCGTACACGTAGTTGGCGCGCCGCACCCGCACGCCCGCTACCGAGGAGAACACCACCAGCGATCCCCGGCCCGCGGCGCGCATCGCGGTGGCCAGATGGGTGAGCAAGCTGACTTGGGCGACGTAGTCGGTGTGCACGATGGCAACGGCGTGCTCTGCGTCTGTTTCGGCTCTGGCTTGGTTACCCAAGATGCCGAAGGCCAGTACCGCAATGCCGATGGGGCCGTGGTCGGCGATGATCGAGGCCACCAGCGGGCCGTGTGAAGCGACGTCGTCGGCGTCGAACTCCAGGGTGTGCACGGCGGTGGCGCCGGCCGCTTTGACGGCCGAGCACTGTGCGGCGAGGTCGTCGGCTCGGCGGGCGGCCAGCACCACTGTCGCGCCCGAAGCCAGGCGCCGCGCGAGTTCAATGCCGATCTCGCTGCGGCCGCCGAAAATTACTACCGGACCTGCGCCCGTGTCATCCACGGCTGCGATTATGACCTGCGCTAGCGTGGTAGCTGATGGCGAATACCACTACGCGGCTCACTGACGACGCGTTGGCGTTTCTCTCCGAACGTCATCTAGCCATGCTGACCACGCTGCGCGCTGACGGTTCGCCGCACGTGGTGGCCGTCGGTTTCACCTTCGACCCGAAGACGCACATCGCTCGGGTGATCACCACCGGCGGCTCGCAGAAGGCCGTCAACGCCGATCGGGGTGGGATTGCCGTGCTCAGCCAGGTGGACGGCGCCCGATGGCTGTCACTGGAGGGACGGTCCGTCGTCAACAAGGACATCGACGCCGTCCGCGACGCTGAGCTGCGGTACGCCCAGCGCTATCGCACCCCACGGGCCAATCCGCGGCGGGTGGTCATCGAGGTCCAGATTGAGCGGGTGCTGGGTTCCTCGGACCTGCTTGACCGCAGCTAGACACCGCCCGACTGAATTACCCTGCCGGCCGATTGGCGATACCATCGCGCAATGCTGGTAGCCCGATCGACGCCGCGGGGGTGCGGGTAGTTGAGTGGCGGCGATGATCAGCAGTTGAAGATCATCCTCGATCAGCTTTCGCAGCTGGTCGGGATGCCGCCGCCGCCCGCGATCACTCCGGATGCGCTGGCCACTGGCGGTTCGAGCATCAGTCAGCTGCTGCGGGCGCTGGGTGCGGCGGCCAACGGCGGCGACCCGGCCGACAACGCCGATGCGCAGGCCGGGCATGACGAGCGCGAGGCCAAGGTCAGCGATGCGCTGGCCAAGTTCCCAGCCAACGAGGACGAGGCGGCCGCGCAGTTGGCCGGGGTCGGTGGTTCCGGTGAGATGGGGCAGATGCTGCAGCAGATGCCGCAGATGGCGGCGGGTATCGCCGGTGGTATCGCCGGGGCGCTTGGTGGGGCGCTGCAGCCGCTGACTCAGATCCCGCAACAGCTGGCACAGGCGGGTCAGCAGGCGATGCAGGCTGGGATGGGCATGCTGCAGCACGGCGCGGAGGCCGGTGCGGCGACGCCTGCGGAGCTAACGGATGCGGAATCTAAATTGGGCGGCGGCGCAGAGGGTTTCGGTGCCGGTGGCGGTGGTTCTGGTGGGGGCGCTGGCGGCGGCATCGGCGCGACTACGCCCACCGCGCTGCTGGGGCCGCCGCCGACGCCGTCGGCTGGGACGGTGCCCGCGTCGTCCAATGCGGCAGCGGTGGCGCCGTCGAGTACGCCGCAGCCGCCAGCGGGGCCGCGAGGCGGCATGGGCGCGATGCCGATGATGCCGCCAGGCGCCATGCACGGCGCTGGCGGGACAGGCAATGAGGTCAAGCCAGAAACCAAACGCATCGTTGCGCCGACGGTGAAAAACGGGGCTCCCGTGCAGGGACGGATCACTACCCCGCCGCCTAGCCCGGCGGTGGTGAAGCGCGTCGACGGCAAGCCGGTTGCGACGAGGCGGGTTCTTCTGCCGGAGGAGAAGCGGGGTGAGGGTGGGGACTCGGGAGGGTGAGGTCGCGAAGGTCTTCATTTCATTATGGGTAGTAGTCGGATATTCAAACGAGCGTTCGGCGTCTTTGACGAAATCTGACGACATCTTCAAGCAGAGCAGTTGGGCCAAGTGAGAACACCTATGGGCCTACTGCGCCGAAACCGCCCGTACCGCCCGTTCGGGCACCACCCAAGGTGACTACCGCGAATATCTTCAAGCGATACGATTCACGGCGTGTCGAATGTGCCTTCACCGCACTCTGTGCCTCCCTGGCCGGTGTCAAGCACGCCTCCGCCACAGCGGCCGCACCGATGGATCAGCTTGCTCGCGCTGTTATTGGCACTTGTAGCCGTCGGGGTGGCGGTCGGGGCCTGGTTTCGACCGATTCACGTGCGAGATTCTTCGCCGGTGTCTCCAACGACCATTTACAGCAATGAGCAGATCACAAACGCCAAGGCATCAGTGTGCGGCGCATATGGCAAAGTCCATCGTGCTTTAGTACTTAGTTCCGAGCGGAACGGCGGCACGGACGCAACTGCCTCACTTGTAGTCGCCACAAGTGGCCGGCAAGTACTTGAAGCCGGCAGTCGATATCTTCTGACCAAGTTGTTGGAAGAACCGGCGACACCCTCGGAGCTCGCAGCAGCGGTTAAGAAGCTAGCCGACACGTACCAAGAAATGGTAATCGGCTATCTGGATGGGCTGACTAACTCGGACGCCGAGTTGCAACCTCTGCTGCAGACGTCTGACGACGCCACATCAACGATAGAACGGCTTTGCAAGTGACTGGTATGCCATCGGGAAAATGGTCGTACTTACTTGTCGGCCATGTATGGCCAGATGACTCTGCTATAGCGGCGATGAATAACGGATTCGAGCATCGCGCATTGATCGAAACCGGATACCTTAATTTCGCTACAGCCCTTGAAGGTGCTAGGAAAGGCCAATTATCTCAGCAAGAAGGTCTGACGGCAGAAGATCTGCGTTCAGCATACATTCGCGGCGAAGAACAAGCCCGAAAAATAGCAAAGAAGAGCGGCGCGAAAAAGGCCGCTTATCGGAGGGCTCACGACAGTGCTCAAACACTCCAGGACGCGTTGTTTGATTTAGCTACTCAAGGCAACTCCGAAATCGATAACGTTGAGCACTCAAAGGACCCGGCCGCAATAAAGGCAGGAAAGATCAGCGCGATCGTCGCAGATTATCAGCGACTCGCGAATACGAGGGCAGCGCAGTGTGCTAGTGACGTCATCGATGCAATCCAGGGCGTCCTCAATGAAGAAGGTAACGGTGAGTCAGCCCGTCAGTTCGTGCAAGGCCAAGCGGTTGACTTGCGCCAGCTGTTACTTCAGCCCAACCAGGTCGCTATTGAAAGGGATGTCCAATGCTTGATGTCGAAGTCTTCAACGGCAGAACTCACTAACAATCTAGGAACTCCGCCCGAAGCTCCCTTAACAGCGCCTGAGGTGTCGGTTCCCGCTGCAACGCCCGTCCTCACTTCGAACCTTGGAACCGGCGGTGCGGCGCCTGCGGCTTCCAACGGTCCGATGCCAGTTACCGTCCGAACTACAAGCCTCACAGGTAATTTGGGCGGCGCGGCTGGCCGCGGCTTATCACCGCCTTCGGTCACTTCGCCCCCCTCTCCGAGCGCCGGTCAGCCGTATATGCCGCTAAGTGGAGTGCATCCCACACCGCCAGCGTTCTCGCCAAATGCCTTGCCGTCACCTTCGCCGGGCGGCAATTCGGCGCTGCCCACCACCCCCAGCGGCCAACTACCCCCCGTCACCCCACCCCCACCCCCCACCACACCCGCCGAGCTCATGCAGAGCTTCAACAAGGGCATGGACTCGGGCGCGCCGATTTCCGCCGCGGCGAATCCGGTTCCGCACCCCATCACTCCCACCGAGCAAGTGCCGCATGCTCCCCCGACCGCGCCTGCGGCCGTCGCGAACCCGGTTGTACACGCGCCGGTCGTCGACTCCCCTCCGCCTCCGGTCCAGCACGCGGCTGAGGCTCCCGCGGCGCCCATTGTCGCGGGTCCGGTCGCGCCGAACCCCAACCTCGTCGCGCCCTCGCCGTCGACGCCACTCCCCACCTATGGCGCCGACCTACGCCCGCCCGTCACAGCGACACAGTCCGCCGCGTTGCCCAGCTCACCGCCCATGCAGCCGGCGACACCGTCCTCAGCACCGGTCCATCCCTCGGCCGGCCAGGCCGGCACAGGTCAACCAGCCGTCGTGCGGCAAACCCCTCCAGCGGCGAAACCGCTCCCGCCGTCGAACGTGGCCACCGAAGCCGTCGCAGCGACCGCCACGGGAGCGGCAGCCGGCGCCGCATCGGCCGACGCCACCGCCCGCGCACGCCTGCAGCGGCTGGTGAATTCGGTTGCGCGCCAACAACCTCGCCTGGCGTGGGTGGTTGGCGACCGTCCCGACAACACCACCGTTCTGACCACGGACCTGGCCAGCGGGTGGATCCCGCCGGGCATCGACCTTCCGGCCGCGGTCACCCTGTTGCAGCCGGCACGACGCCGCGGCAACGTCGAAGCCCTGCTCGGCGAAGTAACGATCGCCGCCGCCTACACCCCAATCCACCATGTGACCGACGCCGACGAGCCGATCCCCACCTCCTCCCGGCCACGGCACGCCCCGGAGATCGACGAACTGGGCTGGGAACTCGGGCAGGCCACCCAATGGCGCGACGGCCTCCCCCGGTTGGCCCACACGCTGGCCAAAGCCGCATCCGCGGGCACCGGCGTCCTCGACTCCGAGGTCGATCTGCTGCACCAGCACCTGAAGGACGTCGGCACCAAAGTCTTGGACAGCTATCCCGACAACGTCGACGCCCACGACGTCGGAAACTGGCAACTGCTCGCCGCCATTGACGCGCTGGTCGCCGGCGACAAGGCGGCGGCCAACTACCACCTCGCCTGGTTCCGGGCCTGTAGCCGCTAGGTGACGACGATCAGCTCGTGGGGCCGGTTATTGACCGACACAGCACCGTCTTCGGTCACGATCACAATGTCCTCGATGCGGGCACCCCAGCGCCCCGGGAAGTAGATACCCGGCTCAACCGAAAACGCCATGCCCGGCGCCAGTGGCAGATCATTGCCGGCAACGATGTAGGGCTCCTCGTGCACGCACAAGCCAATGCCGTGCCCGGTCCGGTGCACGAAGTACTCGGCAAGTCCGGCTTCAGCCAACACATCCCGGGCGGCGGCGTCGACCTGCTCTGCGGTCACACCGGGACGGACGGCCGCCACCGCGGCACGCTGAGCCTGCTGTAGCAGCGAATATTGCTTGGCCACTTCAGGATCGGGCTGGCCGATGCTGTACGTGCGGGTCGAGTCCGAATGGTATCCGGGCTCGTAGCTGCCGCCGATGTCCACCACGACGACGTCGCCGGGCTGCAGCTCACGGTCCGACACCTCGTGATGCGGGTCGGCACCGTGCGGACCAGAGCCGACGATGATGAACGCCACCTCCGAATGGCCCTCGGCGACAATGGCTTCGGCGATGTCGGCGGCAACATCAGCCTCGGTCCGACCCGGCCCCAGAAACTCCGGCACCCGGGCATGGACCCGGTCGATCGCCGCACCCGCCTTGCGCAGCGCGTCAATCTCCGCGGGCTCCTTGATCATTCGCAACTGGCGCAGCACATCGGTGGCCAGCACCGGCACTGCGCCCAGCACCTCGGCCAGGGGCAGCAGGTGCAAGGCGGGCATGGATTCAGTGACTGCCGCCGCCGCACCCCCCAACGCGTCTCGTACCAACCGGTACGGGTCCTCGCCGTCGACCCATTCCTGCACGCTGACCCCCAGTTCGACGGCGGCGGAGTCGGCCAACGATGCCAACTCCAGCCGGGGCAATACCACGGTGGCGTCACCGGAGGCCGGGATGACGAGCGCGGTGAGTCGTTCGAACGTCTGCGCCCGCGAGCCGATGAGGTAGCGAAGGTCGTAACCGGGAGTGATCACCAGACCGGCCAGACCGGCGTCAGCGGCCGCGGCAGCCGCTGCTGCCAGCCGTCGCGCATGCACCGCGGTGTCGAATCGATGAGAGCCCATGGCAGCCAGGCTAATCGTCGGCGGCGCGCGTGAGACCATAGCGCGCATGCCCGCACCTGTGTTGCTGCTGGACGGCCCCAGCATGTGGTTTCGCTCGTACTTCGGCGTGCCGTCGTCGATCAAGTCGCCCGACGGCCGTCCAGTCAACGCCGTGCGCGGGTTCATCGACTCGTTGGCGGTGCTGGTCAGCCAGCAGCGCCCGTGCCGACTGGTCGTCTGCCTGGACCTCGACTGGCGCCCGCAGTTCCGGGTGGACCTCATCCCGTCGTACAAGGCGCATCGCGTGGTCCAAGAAGAACCCTCCGATCAACCCGACATCGAAGAGGTGCCCGACGAACTGACCCCGCAGATCGACATGATCATGGAGTTGTTGGACGCTTTCGGTATTCCCGCGGCGGGCGCACCCGGTTACGAGGCCGACGATGTCCTGGGCACCTTGGCGGCGAAGGAGCGCACTGACCCGGTGATCGTGGTCAGCGGCGACCGCGATCTGCTGCAGGTGGTCAGCGACGACCACGTGCCGGTCCGAGTGCTTTATCTGGGCCGCGGCATGTCGAAGGCCACCTTGTTCGGACCCAAAGAGCTGGCCGAACGCTACGGGGTGCCGGTAGATCGGGCCGGCCCGGCCTACGCCGAACTGGCCTTGTTGCGCGGCGACCCGTCCGACGGGCTGCCGGGCGTGCCGGGCATCGGCGAGAAGACCGCAGCGACCCTGCTGGCCCAGCACGGCTCGCTGGAACGGATCATCGCTGCCGCCAACGACCCAAAGTCGAAGTTGGCCAAGGGGTTACGCACGAAATTGCGCGCATCGTCGGACTACATCAGGGCCGCCGAGCCGGTGGTGCGAGTGGCCACCGACGCTCCGGTCACGCTGTCCACGCGCACCGACAAACTTCCCCTGCATGCCGTCGACACCACCCGGACCGCCCAGCTGGCCACCCAGTACGGCGTCGGGTCGTCGATCAAACGACTCCAGAAGGCTCTCGACGCGCTGCCGTCGTGACGGTTACTGCGGCCGACCGACCTCGTAGGTGCCCTTGTTGTCCTGGAAGGTCACGGTGACGTGCTTGGAGGCGCCGTCGATGCTGACGGTGCAGTCGAACGTGCCACCCTTCTTGACGGTCGGGTCGGACCCGTTGTTGCACTTGACGTCTTTGACGTTCTTGGCGCCGTAGCCGTTGGTCTCGTCGGTCAGGATCTGCTGCACACCCGCATTCGCCTTGTTGACGTCGAGCTTGGTGGTGACGAAGAACCCCGGCTGCCAGAAGCCCAACACCAGGATCACCGCGATGAACAGCACCGCGACCACGCCGACGATGCTGGCGATCAGCGCCGTAGAGCGCTTCTTGCCGGGCTGGCTGTACGGAGCTGGTTGCCCGGGGTACTGGCCGGGCTGACCATACTGGCCCGGCTGACCGGGCTGGCCGTATTGCGGTGGCTGGCCGTATTGGCCCGGCTGCTGGTACTGGCCCGGCTGGCCATACTGCGGCGGCGCGCCGTACTGGGTGGCTTGCGAACCGAAGTCCGAGCCGTAGCCCGACTGCGGGTACTGCTGCGGGTAGGCCTCACCAGGCTGCTGGTACTGCGGGTACTCGGACGGCGTGTACGCCGGCGCGTGCCAGGTCGCGTCCTGATTGGGTTGCTGCTGCCAGGGCGACCCCGCCATGGTCGGGTCGGAGGAATGGTCGCCGGCTTGGCCGGGTTGCCACGACTGCCCCG from Mycobacterium kubicae includes these protein-coding regions:
- the cbiE gene encoding precorrin-6y C5,15-methyltransferase (decarboxylating) subunit CbiE, whose amino-acid sequence is MIIVVGVGADGLPGISPPAAAELRRATTIFGSRRQLDLLDESITAQRRTWPSPLLPALTDLLGDTAHDIHVVASGDPLLHGIGGTLIRLFGADKVTVLPHVSSVALACARMGWNVQDTEVISLVTALPRTAVRRGGQAIVLSGDRTTPKALAVMLNAHGRGDSEFTVCEQLGGPAERCRRGTAHQWATDAYLDIDDLNVIAVRYLPDERISSLPDDAFVHDGQITKHGIRAVTMAALGPRPGQRLWDIGAGSGSISVEWCRSWRGCTAVAFERDEQRRLNIGLNTAAFGVSIESRGAAPEAFDGALQPSAIFIGGGLTQPGLLDTCLDHLPTDGRLVANAVTAESEAVVTQAFSRYGGELRRFQHYHGEPLGGFTGWRPQYPVTQWAVTKQ
- a CDS encoding 5'-3' exonuclease: MPAPVLLLDGPSMWFRSYFGVPSSIKSPDGRPVNAVRGFIDSLAVLVSQQRPCRLVVCLDLDWRPQFRVDLIPSYKAHRVVQEEPSDQPDIEEVPDELTPQIDMIMELLDAFGIPAAGAPGYEADDVLGTLAAKERTDPVIVVSGDRDLLQVVSDDHVPVRVLYLGRGMSKATLFGPKELAERYGVPVDRAGPAYAELALLRGDPSDGLPGVPGIGEKTAATLLAQHGSLERIIAAANDPKSKLAKGLRTKLRASSDYIRAAEPVVRVATDAPVTLSTRTDKLPLHAVDTTRTAQLATQYGVGSSIKRLQKALDALPS
- the cobM gene encoding precorrin-4 C(11)-methyltransferase codes for the protein MTVYFIGAGPGAVDLITVRGQRLLERCPVCLYAGSIMPEDLLAHCPPDAKIVDTGPLTLEQIIEHLADAAAAGHDVARLHSGDPSLYSALAEQCRRLDALGIDYEIVPGVPAFAAAAACLKRELTVPGVAQTVTLTRVATLSTAMPAGEDLTTLAQSGGTLVLHLSAAQIDTIVAQLQAAGYHSETPCAVVAFASWPQQTVLRGVLSGIAEQMHQANITKTAVIIIGEVLAAEGFTDSYLYSQARRDQGPH
- a CDS encoding M24 family metallopeptidase, whose product is MGSHRFDTAVHARRLAAAAAAAADAGLAGLVITPGYDLRYLIGSRAQTFERLTALVIPASGDATVVLPRLELASLADSAAVELGVSVQEWVDGEDPYRLVRDALGGAAAAVTESMPALHLLPLAEVLGAVPVLATDVLRQLRMIKEPAEIDALRKAGAAIDRVHARVPEFLGPGRTEADVAADIAEAIVAEGHSEVAFIIVGSGPHGADPHHEVSDRELQPGDVVVVDIGGSYEPGYHSDSTRTYSIGQPDPEVAKQYSLLQQAQRAAVAAVRPGVTAEQVDAAARDVLAEAGLAEYFVHRTGHGIGLCVHEEPYIVAGNDLPLAPGMAFSVEPGIYFPGRWGARIEDIVIVTEDGAVSVNNRPHELIVVT
- a CDS encoding F420-dependent biliverdin reductase, with amino-acid sequence MANTTTRLTDDALAFLSERHLAMLTTLRADGSPHVVAVGFTFDPKTHIARVITTGGSQKAVNADRGGIAVLSQVDGARWLSLEGRSVVNKDIDAVRDAELRYAQRYRTPRANPRRVVIEVQIERVLGSSDLLDRS
- a CDS encoding cobalt-precorrin-6A reductase, giving the protein MRVLLLGGTAEGRALASALQPRVEVISSLAGRVPDPALPPGAVRVGGFGGVDGLQNWLREHRIDAVVDATHPFAATMTAHAAEACAELQLPHLVLARPAWDPGAAIVVSSDTDAAERVAHQGYSRVFLTTGRSAVAAYAASDAWYLIRVVTALDTAALPRRHQVLLSRGPYHYDDELRLLESHRIDALITKNSGGDMTRAKLDAAAALDIPVLMVARPPLRDGVTTVGTVEEALAWVTALG
- a CDS encoding DUF4333 domain-containing protein, which produces MSGPQGPGQSWQPGQAGDHSSDPTMAGSPWQQQPNQDATWHAPAYTPSEYPQYQQPGEAYPQQYPQSGYGSDFGSQATQYGAPPQYGQPGQYQQPGQYGQPPQYGQPGQPGQYGQPGQYPGQPAPYSQPGKKRSTALIASIVGVVAVLFIAVILVLGFWQPGFFVTTKLDVNKANAGVQQILTDETNGYGAKNVKDVKCNNGSDPTVKKGGTFDCTVSIDGASKHVTVTFQDNKGTYEVGRPQ
- a CDS encoding SDR family NAD(P)-dependent oxidoreductase, whose protein sequence is MDDTGAGPVVIFGGRSEIGIELARRLASGATVVLAARRADDLAAQCSAVKAAGATAVHTLEFDADDVASHGPLVASIIADHGPIGIAVLAFGILGNQARAETDAEHAVAIVHTDYVAQVSLLTHLATAMRAAGRGSLVVFSSVAGVRVRRANYVYGSAKAGLDGFASGLADALHGTGVQLLIARPGFVIGRMTEGMTPAPLSSTPEQVAAATARALAKGRRTVWIPWALQPMFFAMRLLPQPIWRRMPR
- a CDS encoding DUF5631 domain-containing protein — protein: MPSPSPGGNSALPTTPSGQLPPVTPPPPPTTPAELMQSFNKGMDSGAPISAAANPVPHPITPTEQVPHAPPTAPAAVANPVVHAPVVDSPPPPVQHAAEAPAAPIVAGPVAPNPNLVAPSPSTPLPTYGADLRPPVTATQSAALPSSPPMQPATPSSAPVHPSAGQAGTGQPAVVRQTPPAAKPLPPSNVATEAVAATATGAAAGAASADATARARLQRLVNSVARQQPRLAWVVGDRPDNTTVLTTDLASGWIPPGIDLPAAVTLLQPARRRGNVEALLGEVTIAAAYTPIHHVTDADEPIPTSSRPRHAPEIDELGWELGQATQWRDGLPRLAHTLAKAASAGTGVLDSEVDLLHQHLKDVGTKVLDSYPDNVDAHDVGNWQLLAAIDALVAGDKAAANYHLAWFRACSR